A window of Daucus carota subsp. sativus chromosome 2, DH1 v3.0, whole genome shotgun sequence genomic DNA:
TGATGTCATGTGGGTGGTTCATTAAAGATTTGAAGCCATGTATTTAACAGTATTGTAACAAGCATGTACCAGTGGCATGCCATCTAGATGCAGAATGCTGCTTAATAGCCTTGGATTTCGAAAGGCAAATCTCAGCATCTCGCCACTGCAACAAGCTTATGTATACAAACGCCAAATTATGCCATGCATCCATTTCCAAGCTTTTATTCCAGTTTACAGCATCCTGTGGcattattacaaaaaattacTATATATTGAAGAGAAGCTGCAGCTACTCTAGACCATTAAAAGATCTTTGATAATAATAACTCTATAAATTAAGACGATGCTGTCTCCTCAATATTTCCTTCGAGTCTTTCgacttttaagaaaatcattcctAAAATGGAGTGCATCACTTGTGCAGTTACAGTAAGTCCCTCCAAATAGTGCTGCCTTATTTTATTGGCGACGTGCAAACGTCTTGCTTAATTTACCATGAATGTAACCCAAAGGTTCATTTCAAACAGAATATAACTAATGGTAGCACTTGATATAAATTTAGTAATTTGTTCGGGTAATATAGAAATATTTTTGTTGCAAGATAATTAATAGTCGTGACATGAAGTACCTCAAGAAGATTATTTTCAGATCCAAAGCTTTTACTTCGGACCTGCAGAACAGCAAGAAGCTCTGTATACGTCTTTATTGTACTTTTTAACTGACCCTGTGCAATTTGCAGTTTAGCTTTAGTCCGTAGCAATTCTCCCTGATCCCATTTTCCAGTCTGATCCAGAGCAGCATTTATAATTGTTTCGGCATCATAAAATCGTTTCTTCGCCGACAATATCCGAGCTACTAATATCCATGTTACAATATTAGAACCCCCTTCTAACTTTAGAAGCAATTTTGCATAGTATAATGCAGCATCCAACTTCCTTTGCTCTGCATTCTCTAGACTCAGTTGATAAATAATTCCTGGATCACTCAATTTGGTCATTTTTCCAGCTGTTTCAAGGGACAGAAGTGACTCAGATTGTATCTTAGCCCTCTCAGAATCTGTCACATTTGATTTTGAGTGTGCCGAAAGTGAAATACCCAATAAAGAACTGGCAACACCGGCCCTCGCGTCACATGTTCCTTTCACATTCTCCAGAGCTCTGAGGGCATATTCAGTACCCTCTACATAATTAGAATTCTGACCACAAATTTTAGAAGCCATCAATAATGCTTGAATGTTATCTGAATCATCTCCGCTCTTTAGCACTTTTCTCCACAAATTTAAAGCACCTAATTCATCACCTTCTCCATAGTGACAAAGAGCCAGGCTGTGGTACCTATCATTGCGTTTAATAACCCCAGGAAGCAGTTGCACTAATTCAGTAGCCAAAGCACTTAGTCCCCCACAGATAGATAAAGCATATGAAAGGTGATCCAAAATAGTTGGGTCCCACTCAATTTTTTTAAGTGAAATTTTTCTTAGCAAAATCATGAGCAATAAAATAGCTTCCTCCATGTTGTTTTTGGGTACATATGATCTATCCATTTGGAACCGAAGGTTCGGAGGAAAAGCATCTCCACCACTATATAATAGGTAAACAGCAAATTCTTTTTGGATTTTTGCAGTTGTTTCTGTGTCCAGATTCCATTTATGAAGGAGAGCCCTCCGATATGAGAAAATTACTTCGCGTGGAGAGTCCACAAGTTTCCACAATTCTGGAAGCAACTCGA
This region includes:
- the LOC108209867 gene encoding protein NPGR2: MRSKNPIKERGKQKGNKRLGNLMACLQSPKKNKLVDMIYSSKSPAKDYSRSAHSSRSDEIEHQLDVGNIEEAESSLRESGSLNYEEARALLGRYEYQKGNIEAALHVFEGIDIATITPKVRITLGSKGDTRKQRSRSFATLPMSVRTVSLILEAILLKAKSLQVLGRYKEAAQSCAVVLDIVESSLPTGLPEDFAADCKMHETLNNSVELLPELWKLVDSPREVIFSYRRALLHKWNLDTETTAKIQKEFAVYLLYSGGDAFPPNLRFQMDRSYVPKNNMEEAILLLMILLRKISLKKIEWDPTILDHLSYALSICGGLSALATELVQLLPGVIKRNDRYHSLALCHYGEGDELGALNLWRKVLKSGDDSDNIQALLMASKICGQNSNYVEGTEYALRALENVKGTCDARAGVASSLLGISLSAHSKSNVTDSERAKIQSESLLSLETAGKMTKLSDPGIIYQLSLENAEQRKLDAALYYAKLLLKLEGGSNIVTWILVARILSAKKRFYDAETIINAALDQTGKWDQGELLRTKAKLQIAQGQLKSTIKTYTELLAVLQVRSKSFGSENNLLEDAVNWNKSLEMDAWHNLAFVYISLLQWRDAEICLSKSKAIKQHSASRWHATGVLFEAKGFNTEALRAFEIALDEDPKHVPSLVSMAVVLKQVDGPSLPVVRSFLTEALRLDRMNSSAWYNLGLLYKDQGITLAREAADCFEAATMLEETAPVEPFR